The Megalobrama amblycephala isolate DHTTF-2021 linkage group LG16, ASM1881202v1, whole genome shotgun sequence genome includes the window CTTCATATGCAGCTACTATGCAGTCAAACATCTCAAAAAGGGAAGCCATTTCAAATCTTACCATCTTATTATATCTTTGGTTCTGGCCTTTTTTGTATGTTGGTTCCCTTACCATATTCACAAATtgtgtttcatttcatttaatgcAGTGGAGAATAAGCAGACTGTTAATGTTCAAGAAATCATTTCTCATTTCTCAAACAACACCTTTTGTAGTGTGCCTGGCTTTTCTAAACAGCTGTCTGAACCCTATTCTCTATGTGTTCATGAGTGAAGAGTTTAACCCTTGTGTGGTCTTCATTTGGGGtgtacactcagggtctttggcaacaaaatgcaatttttttgaaaaaaaaaaaaaaaaaaaaaaaaaaaaaaaaaaaatatatatatatatatatatatataaacaaatgtaattttactctgtttattaatgtttttactccacatttgtgcagttttttgaggatttatcatattcttttaaatttatataaataaataaaaacaaattaaatagttttttatacaaaaacaaaaattcactttataaaagacccacatttctaactttcctTCATGGAGAAAACATGGATTATTTAACATGGTTTAGTGTCATAGGTATATACACTAGATGTCGCCTTGGGATTCTAAGCATGCGTCAAAACTGCCGCCATCTTGGATCAGGGGTCTTGTCATAGGAAGTAGCTAGGTAACGCTGCTATCTCCACCTTTACTTTGAATTCATGGACGATGCCGGACTTTTGTGCTGCGTATGGATGTTCAAACGAAAGAAATCTAAAAACCAGACAGCAAGGGATTACATTTCACAAGTGAGAATGTGTTTTATGATATTGAATGTTACGAAATTTTATCTCTGGTTACGTTGGTTTGTTTCAGTCCTTGGTTAACGACCGCAGCTAATCCATGCTAGTTAAGTTACCCATTAGTTTTTGACAGTTAGGAAAACCGCAGTAGGGGTAAAATCTTTGCGTGGCAGGGGCAGCTGCCACTGAGACCAGTCACTCGACCTGCCATGGCTACCTGCCTGCCCCACGACCTGCCATGGATAAACGCGCCTGTCAGTCGACCTGCCACGGTTAAACGCGTCTGCTCCGCGACCTGTATGCGACGCCATCTATGCTTAAAATGTATTGCGCGTCTACATGAGGTTGCGTGGTAGGTGTTTAGTGTCggtagaaatattttttaaattaataaaaaaataaataaaatgaaacagtTTACTGCAAACTTCACCTGATTCTTGACATCATGTTCCCAATTAAGTACCACTGTGGTGACTATCatgttgttttactgttttattctttaataattatgtcaAAGTCATAGACTACCTCGCTATACAGAcgtattttaaaaattcataaaaatatgaaatcaaattgTTTTCTACAAACTCCACCTGATTCTTGTTCTAGATCTCCCCAAGtaccactgtggtgattttCTTGCCTACATTGACGCTGATGCATTTAAGAGGAGGGGCTCCCCTGTTCCAAGATGGCGGCTCTATTGACGCATTCGTTCCAATGAACTGCCGTAGCCAAGGCGACATCTAGTGTATATATCTAtgggctcttatttagaaggcaggacttattccgccatattgcgcgttgcactttctcccattcaaagcAATACGAGTGatgtgtcttgtgttattctatagtctttgactaCAACATGCcataatgattaaaaatgttctgattattttttattgttcagtAACACTTAGCGACAtacggcttcattagttaacgtgttaattcattattaccaaactgacaatgaaaaatacttttaaggcattaattattcttagttaatgttaatttcgtactgtttaataacattactaaaaacaaaataacttatttaatggacATGAGATAAAACTAGCAATGATCAGTTGCATTTCCTaacaacattaacaaaaaaataatactttatgtaacaaatgtagctattgctcaatcttagttaacgcaggtaaaaaaaaaaaaaaaagatttttcaataattcaataatttcaataatgtacttaaagtgctctatttttgtgcactaattttgtacttaatatactaaaaattcttctttagtacttcttaagatcatcttaagaacatctaagtgtactcaactgtgctattttgagacaccatgaaatatgaactaaagtGTGCATTTAATATACTATATctgtatttaaattttagtacactatgggttcaaatgtactataagtacactaccccaaagaccctgagtgtgattttttttctacaCTAACATACAAACGAGATATCactccatttatttatttattttttatttgtagatctagaaagcGTTAACCACTGCACAAAGattcatgtcatttggacaaatagaacttttttttttttttttttttttttaatttagcaaACTTCGTTTAGGGCCTAAAAAGACTccaaagaccctataagggttaaGAAGAAGCTGAAACAGTCTCTGCTGCTGGTGCTGGAGACGGCGCTAGCTGAAGATCTTCTGTACTTTCTTAATCACAAAGACAACAAAAAGAAACCAAGACTTCCTTGACCAGCTGCTGAGACAAGAAAACTCTTTAAGAACATCAGACTCTATGTTGCTACAGCCTGTTGTGTTACAATGGTTAATCTGATTTGTGCTGTAAATAAAAGTGTGTCAAAGGTGTCTTGTGGCAAGCAATCTAGTCAAAGTCAATGTCCCAGAAATGAATCTCTAGATATAAACTGTACAGTGAAAGTTTCACATTGGATGTGCTGTGTCATGGGATAGTGTCTTTTGATAGTGTGTCAGCTGGTAGGGAAacctcttgtggaagctcagatgtgctgcttaacacactagaatgaacctcattggttatttctgcatgtttgagcttctggaagaggtttgttctagCACATCAAACTgtttcggttgagcttctgctttcATTTGCTGATCAATATTTAAATGTGAGTAAAAGCTtgaaggggacctattatgcaaaattcactttggacataaatgtgtgttggcagtgtgtgtacacaacccccctccacccactcctttttttaaatccccataaatcatatgcagtgtttcccaacaaCCTGTTTTCAGCCATGGTGCTAATCGGTgctaatgtgacgtcacattagccacaggccccgcccacaaccATGCACACAATTTCTGTAACGTTGcctgctgtttacattcacagacataactgactgtgtttatgtgaactgtgtgtgtttttgacagaaccttgtgtgtatttgtgtatgtaACATATATGAAATAAGTTACTCACAAGACTTGACGTCTGACAGCCAGCTGTCTGTGTGCGTGTGCTTCAGATAATGCGCTCAGAAACCAATCCATTAGAAGTTTAAAGTGATATAGCTTTAAAATGTGtggaaataataaactttaacgATGAAAGAAGAACTATATGCTATCCGTGAGAGTGATCACGAtatagatgataatcaaaaccaagatGTCTTGTTAAAGGTGCATTCATACGGCcttgtaattcctgtagttacaagATTCCAGCTTGTGAAAAGCCTTCATGTCCTCGTAGAGTTCGCAATTACAACTTGTAAGCTGGGaattttctgaaagctcccagatgtaccatGTGGCCGCTGTAcaacctgaccgctgtagattcatagacgttgatagtggtgccatggaaatgcataattcccagtccaaggacgtgaacagctccgaatataatgTCACGAGTTGTCATCACAAGATTCCTgtaaatacgaggtggcgtgaacgcagcataatatTTGGCAGAGAATCCAATTGAGGCAGGAACTGTGATCGTAGAGAGGGGGCGGGGCactgcagctcatttgcattaaaaggcacatgcacgaaaacagcCTGTTCTTGACTATAGTCATAAAATGGCTATTTAAAACATGGATTTATAAATGACCTGtgaggtattttaagctgaaacttaacagacacattctggggacacctgagacttaaattgcatcttgtaaaaatgggcataataggtcccctttaaattaaatttgctCACAATaaaaagcgatcaagtctctttTTTGAGCAAAAATTTGAGCAaaaccgctcgattcatatagattatttttatgatctcCTTATGATctatttgaagcgtcaaagtggtagttgcaagtctttctttctttctttctttctgttgccttttataggcctatattcACATATATATTCTGTCTTAGAGTGCAGGCTTGGTGGGCCCAGAGACTGCATAGGGCATATTTCCTGTGGCTTTGTGTTGCCAAATAGCTCTATACAGACATCATAAAAGTTTTCATTGTTTCCTCACCACTGGGTTTCAACATTGTTGTCGCAACTGATCTGACTGATGTGTCCTTCTTTAGAACTTCATCATttcctctttaaaaaaaaaaaaaaaaaaaaaaaaaactggccaGCACacatctatctgtcattcttttccactgtcttgacatttttaaaaaaagattattaaaaagaAACTGTTCTTAGTTGTATGAAAGAGGATGGTTGTACCACTCTTTAAAGATGTGTTACAACCTACCCCACCCATGTCAGCCGGTGTTCAGCTTTGTAGAAGCCATAGGGTTACTAATGTTATTATTCAATGTTTTTACTAAATGTTACTATATTTCTGTACTTCCACTTTAAAGGGAATGAATTGTACCAATTTTAAATAGGAagtgacagtttttttttgttctacACTACACTATACTGCTTACTTTGGAatcacagttttgtttttgtaacagttttgtttttgttacaaTAAAATTCAAGTCTTGTTCAAAGAGGCTGTAGCATCAAAGATACTTTGCTACACTGAAGGGGCTATAGATCAAAGGAAGCCATTACAAGCTGAATTAGCAGGTTAAATATGTGTCACGTTTTGCCTGAGAAACTTCAATTTAAGTTATATGATTTTATCTGCAACCGTTTAAGTACTAAACAAAATATAGGTTTAGCTATAGTTTTTGCATGTACCTATTGACAGCCTTGACAACCATTCTTGTGGGATCTGGGAGAAAGTTGCTAAATAATGAAATGATCATAGGACTCCTAGCTTATCCctgattggtggaattggtGGTATTAAAACTCTCCCCATGTTACAACCATACCCGGTCTCCCTTAATCATAGATGGATGCCCACATCTCGCAGCTTTTGCAGCATCTCGTGAATATCAgataaaaatatgttctaaaaaCATTTTGCCAATGTTagcattaagttatgaaaacattatttctgaatgtcgtgttcaaaacatccagttttttcttggttcacgagttcacacttaccaATAATCATTTTGGACCGATCCAAGAGTACTGCCCCTGTATTCCTGCTGTGATAGGAACCAGCCAAGAGTGAGGTGGAGGGATGCCAAAAACCATCGAGGAACATACAGGTGAGTCGGCTACGTATATATATAAGCCTCCTCTCGTGCTGACTTGATATATCATTTGAACATGTTCCTCTCATGTATTAGTTACTCATATATTAACTATaactaataattaatattaataactaaaatatagtCTATATTAATTCATTTAGACTGCAGAAATAGAAAGTGTGTAGTCGATAAAAATTGATTTCTATAGAAGCATATTTATCTTCCTACACCATCCCACCATCACTCTTTAAGAGAAGTAAAGGGGAACTTATCATCAGTTGTTGATTTTCAACAATAAACAGAACTTGCAAAGAGGTTTTTATGGGACTGAAGCCATACAGAAAATGGGTAAGAATCTAATATGTACATTGCCTGTTGAGAGCATATGAGGAGATAATATTATCATTATCTGATTAGATAGATTtccaaaagattttttttttttatatgtgtcCTTAATTACATGTCCTAGGGATTGGTTTATTAACTTTAATAGATGATCACAATAGATggaatatttttcttttctttctttctttgtagGTAATTTAGGGGAAAAAAGTAGGGAAATCACTTGTGGACAATCATTTTCAAACTGTAATTGTGTCGTCTAACGTGAAAAGGTTGAAAAGTTGATTTACATTTTATGTGTTTACGTATGTATTGTAGAAACAGTACATGCGATTGTAACATTTAGGACAAAAAAAGCGACAAAATTCTCCTTTACAATTTCTAAGTATgatgtacattttcaaaactcttagtacaaaaaaaaaaaattccaaactGATCACACGTGTAACACAGCTAGTCATTCTTTCAACACCTGATCTCATGCTTTAATTCTAGGTGTACATATTTCCATTCTACATATCCACTGTTTCAGAACAAAAGATCGTTGTGAAATGCATtgagaacatttggtttaattaCCGAAACAACAATATGATCTTCTTTTAGGTCATTACTTTTAACAATCCGTTCATTcaatagcaaacaatgcaagattcatgtttcaaatcacccttGTTGCTGAAGTAGTTACAGTTTGctttattattgatttttattattattattgcagtaaagttttttttttgtttgtttgtttttgtctgtaTGTGTACATACAGTGGTgagaaaaagtgcttgcccccttcctgattttttttatttttttgcaagtttgtcacactttaatgtttctgatcatcaaacaaatttaaatatgatttaaagataacacaagtaaacacaacatgcagtttttaagtgaaggtttttattatgaagggaaaacaaaatccaaacccacatggccctgtgtgaaaaagtgcttgcccctaaacctaatagctggttgggccacccttagcagcaacaactgcaatcaagcgtttgcaataacttgcaatgagtctgttacagcgctgtggaggaattttggcccactcgtctttgcagaattgttgtaattcagccacatatgagggttttcgagcatgaaccgctttttaaggtcatgccacagcatctcaataggattgaggtcaggactttgactaggccactccaaagtcttcattttgtttttcgtcaaccattcagaggtggacttgctggtgtgttttggatcattatcctgctgcagaacccaagttcacttcagcttgaggtcacaAACAGATGGCCAGATattgtccttcaggattttttggtagacagcagaattcatggttccatttataacagcaagtcttccaggtcctgaagcagcaaaacagccccagaccatcactaccaccaccatattttactgttggtatgatgttctttttctgaaatgctgtgttacttttatgccagacgtaatgggacacacaccttccaaaaagttaaacttttgtctcgtcagtccacagagtattttcccaaaagtcttggggatcatcaagatgtttcctggcaaaactgagacgagcctttatgttctttttgctcagcagcGGTTTTCATCTTTGAACTCTGCAATGCAGTCCATTTTTGCCCAGTCTCTTTCTTATGgtcatgaacactgaccttAACTGAGGCAAGTGAGCCCTGCAGATCTTTGGATGTTATTGTGGGGTCTTTTGTGGCCTCGGGGATGAGTCGTCGCTGcgctcttggggtaattttgatCGGCCGGCCACTCCTGGGAAGGTTCGCCACTGTTCCATGTTTTCACGATTTGTGGATAATGGCTCTCACTGTGGTTCGCTGGAGtcccaaagctttagaaatggctttataaccttttccagactaatagatctcaattactttctttttaatttttttccccttgaatttctttggatctcaacatgatgtgtagcttttgaggatcttttggtctacttcactttgtcagacaggtcctatttaagtgatttATTGATTGCGAACAGGTGTGGCAGTAATTAGGCCTGGGTGTGGCTAGAGAAACTGGAGTCAGGTGTAATAAACCACAGTTAAGGTGGTCCTGTGAGTGTTCCATTCACCACTACTAATACTGTTACCAGTGGAAGTGATACAACAACACCTCAAGATGGCACTGTATCTTCCAGTGAAACAGCACAAACACCAGTTCCAACCTGTGAAGAGAAACGTTACCCTATACCTGTATATGGAAACCACCAACCTGTCTTGAtttataaaagaaagaaagaaagaaagaaagaaacattaaaTGGGACATTACAGTCATACAGCATAAGTTTATTTCTTTTGTGTGGAGAATGTTTTGTCAAAGGTGAAACTGTTGTTTGagattttcttatcagtgtTTCATTTCATTAAATGCAGTGGAGAATAAGCAGAATATCAATGTTTGAGAAGTAATTTCCAAAACAAGTGTGCCTATTTTTTTCTAAACAGTTGTCTGAACCCCATTCTCTATTCTCTATGTGTTCATGCAGTTCAAGAAGAAGCTTAAACAGTCTCTGCTGCTGGTGCTGGAGACAGCGTTTGCTGAAGATCATCTGGACTTTTTTAATCACAAAGTAAACAAGAAGAAGCGAACTCTTCCTTGACCAGCTGCTGAGAAATAAAAAACTTGCTGTTATTCCTCTGCATTCAATTAATATTTCAGACCGCAGAAATATAACTTTTCTTAGAATATTGCATGGTCGATGATTTCTGAAAATTGATTTCTGTAGAAGAATTTCTCTTCCTACACCATCCCACCATCACGTTTTAAGAGAAGGGGGACGTATCATCAGTTGTTGATTTTCAACTGTAGACAGAACTTGCAAAGAGGTTTTTAATGGGACTGAAGCCATACAGAAAATGGGTAAGAATCGAATGTGCACATTATATGCATATCTATGGGTGTGAAGAGAAAATATTATACTTCTCTGTTGTTGGTTGATTTTGTTGATTTTGAAATTGTAGAGAGATAAGAGATATTtccaaaatgatttttatttttcaactaCAGGCTATGTGTCAGTTTGATTTTATCTTTTTAGTTTTGAAAAATTGGTGGTCACAACAGTTAGAACCTTTCTATATATCTGGTGATGATAACAAATAATCACACACCATTTAATATTTACCATAACAAAAATTAGGTAAATCCTTATTGAATATTGTGTTTTATAAACTGTAATTGTATaaacttatttgaaaaatgaaaactttattttaattgtatgtGTTTGCATAGATACAGTACATGCTGTTGAAATATTTAGGACAATAAATGAAAGAATTATCCTGTAATGCAGTCCTATTATCTACTGTTGGACATTGCAGAATACTTTAAAGTCACTGTattttttctcttgttttcaTGTAGCAAGCACTACTATTGGATTTCAAAATCTGACCAGATTCACTACGAACAATACTACAGTGCAGAAACAGATTATCTCAGGCTTTAATATCTTCATTGTGTGCATGTTCTTTGCCATCCCTGCTGTAAGTCTCATTGGAAATGGGCTTGTCATATTTGTGACTGGTTACAAAATGAAGACGACAGTCAACTCCATTTGGTTCCTCAACTTGGCGATTGCAGACTTCACCTCCTCCTTAGCTGTACTCATGAACACCGTTTTAGTCAAAGGCAGTATTTGGGACTTTGACAAACtacaatgcacatttctttgTTTCGTAATTTACATAAACTCATTTACTAGCATTTTGCTGCTGATGACTATTAGTCTGGACCGATGTCTGTGCACATGGATGGTTGTGTGGTCTCGTAATAATCGAACCGTATTCAAAGCCAGAATCATCTGCATGATTGTGTGGGTTTTATCCATCAGCGGCTGCATCCCAGTATTCATCAATTACTCAACAGCGAAGAGTGAAGGAATCTATGGCTATCCTATTCAATACTACAAGTTTCTGGTCACATACAGGTTTATAGTGAGCTTTGTCATTCCCTTCCTGATCATTGCATCTTCATATATAGCTATCAGTGTGCGAGTCAAACGTCTCAAAATGGAGAATCAGCTCAGGTCTTACCGGGTCATTATAGCTGTGGTCCTGGCCTTTTTCATATGCTGGCTTCCTTTTCATGTCAACAAATTGTATTACTTAAGTGCAAAAGAGAATCAGTTGAGTGGGTCTGCTAAAAAGATTTTTTATAAAACAGAAGTTGTAGTTACCTGCCTGCCTTTTCTAAACAGCTGTCTGAACCCCATTCTCTATGTGTTCATGTGTGAGGAGTTTAAGAAGAAGCTTAAACAGTCTCTGCTGCTGGTGCTGGAGACGGTGTTTGCTGAGGATCATTTGGATTAGGGCTGTAGCTAACAATTATTTTGGTAATTGAGAAATCGTTCGATTATTCTAACGATTCCTCAAGTAATCGCGCCAGATCTATACGATCTATTCTCCTGACCGCAGCATAAACAAACATGGCGCATGCATAGCTCAACCACTAATGCGATCATTATAAAGGTGCTTGCACAACAAAGCACATTCACTTACACAtttggcttaaaaaaaaaaaaaaaaaaaaaatatatatatatatatatatatatatatatataaaacctacACGTATGTAAATAATTACAGCACATATTAAACCTGCAGGCTGCAGCACATATCATGCAGCCTTAGAAAATGGTCGCCACTTCTGGTATTTTACCAGTTACTCGACACTGGCAAATTGAAATcgaggatttttttaaaatcaagtaGTCAAATTTAATCAAAGaatcgttacagccctaattTGGATTACCGAGTTTAAAAGCAAACAAAATATACCACCATCTCTATGCCTGCCAACTGCCAGCCATAAagacaaacaaagcactcataATTTATGGTCATACAGATTAAGACGTCATTCGAAACTGTAAAGGGTGTGTTTTAATTTGcatacactcacaataaaagcaaaacattgtgattttgtaaaaaaaaaaaaaaaaaaaaaaaaaaaaaaaatgccattttctCGTTGTCCTTTCTGTGAATTTGTTTGTGGAGTGTGTcacaaaaataaaccaaaatttGTCACACTATTTTATCTTTCGTTTTgttaatctgttatttaaagcataactaagtaacttttttaccttcttaaatagttttctaagtccttatgatggttaattgacttgtagtggtgtgtttgaggcgagcactaaccccctctggcacgtctacgccagaaaacagcacttgcaagttgagctgcgccgacccgacacaatctcgcctcatgttcacgttcacgcgagagtgacaaaatgctttacggtaattcaaaaacaatgtatatattatgactttataagacaatttcgaaaattacccacctccatcgagatttcttgtactaaatttgcaaaactactgtgctggtgagcgttgtagtcgttgtagtccagagctgcgcttggagtatttacgacagtgtgattcactgaaggaacctgtagggggagcttcgcaaatcttactgagttccgctttaagtGAACTGTATTTTGCGAATAGGCCCATTTATTCCTTATGTataattgtatttgtttttttctatttgcagaagcgctgcaggtgtGTGATGTATGAATCCTCATGTTATGTTGTTTATGCTGCTATTTGTGCATGAGCTTG containing:
- the LOC125248967 gene encoding C3a anaphylatoxin chemotactic receptor-like isoform X2; this translates as MASTTIGFQNLTRFTTNNTTVQKQIISGFNIFIVCMFFAIPAVSLIGNGLVIFVTGYKMKTTVNSIWFLNLAIADFTSSLAVLMNTVLVKGSIWDFDKLQCTFLCFVIYINSFTSILLLMTISLDRCLCTWMVVWSRNNRTVFKARIICMIVWVLSISGCIPVFINYSTAKSEGIYGYPIQYYKFLVTYRFIVSFVIPFLIIASSYIAISVRVKRLKMENQLRSYRVIIAVVLAFFICWLPFHVNKLYYLSAKENQLSGSAKKIFYKTEVVVTCLPFLNSCLNPILYVFMCEEFKKKLKQSLLLVLETVFAEDHLD